Within the Solenopsis invicta isolate M01_SB chromosome 11, UNIL_Sinv_3.0, whole genome shotgun sequence genome, the region gaacacagaaatattggagaaattcggaaaaaaacaaattttactcaaaaatttcgaactttgactgatataactctttcgtcttgcactttagcgattcgatctattatgataaaagttagaactcttctgggggctataaaataacagagatatttgagaaaatcgcaaaaaagttttactcaaaaatttcgtactttgatagatgtaactctttccttttcactttagcgattcgatcgattatgataaaagttagaactcttatgggggctataaaaacacagagatatttgagaaattcgcaaaaaaaatttcactcaaaaatttcaaaatttgactgatataagtcttccctttttcacttcaaaaattcgatacatcgtgataaaagttacaactcttctgtgggctatcagaacacagaaatattggagaaattcggaaaaaaaccaattttactcaaaaatttcgaactttgactgatataactctttcgtcgtgcactttagcgattcgatctattatgataaaagttagaactcttctgggggctataaaataacagagatatttgagaaaatcgcaaaaaagttttactcaaaaatttcgtactttgattgatgtaactctttcgtttttcactttagcgattcgatcgattatgataaaagttagaactcttctgggggctataaaaacacagagatatttgagaaattcgcaaaacagttttactcaaaaatttcgtactttgattgatataactctttcttttttcactttagcgatttgatccataacgataaaagttagaactcttctcggggctatgagaacacagagatattaaagaaattggcaaaaaaatttcactcaaaaatttcaaaatttgactgatataagtcttccctttttcacttcaaaaattcgatacatcgtgataaaagttacaactcttctgtgggctatcagaacacagaaatattggagaaattcggaaaaaaacaaattttactcaaaaatttcgaactttgactgatataactctttcgtcttgcactttagcgtttcgatctattatgataaaagttagtactcttctgggggatataaaaacacagagatatttgagaaattcgcaaaaaagttttactcaaaaatttagtactttgattgatataactctttggtttttcattttaacaatttgatccataatgataaaagttagaactcttctcggggctatgagaacacagagatattaaagaaattcgcaaaaaaaattttactcaaaaattacgaaatttgactgatataagtcttccctttttcacttcaacaattcgatacatcgtgataaaagttacaactcttctgtgtgctatcagtacacagtgatattggagaaattcggaaaaaaaccaattttactcaaaaatttcgaactttgactgtaataactctttcgtcttgcactttagcgattcgatctattatgataaaagttagaactcttctgggggctataaaaacactgagatatttgagaaattcgcaaaaaagtaatactcaaaaatttcgtaatttgattgatataactctttcgtttttcactttaacgatttgatctataatgttaaaagttagaactcttctcggggctatgagaacacagagatattaaagatattcgcaaaaaaaattttacacaaaaatttcgaaatttgactgatataagtcttccctttttcacttcaacaattcgatacatcgtgataaaagttacaactcttctgtgggctatcagaacacagagatattggagaaattcggaaaaaaatcaattttattcaaaaatttcgaactttgactgatataactctttcgtcttgcactttagcgattcgatctattatgataaagttagaactcttctgggggctataaaaacacaaagatatttgagatattcgcaaaaaagtattactcaaattttagttctttgattgatataaccctTTGGTTTTTGACttttacgatttgatccataatgataatagttagaactcttctcggggctatgagaacacagagatattaaagaaattcgcaaaaaaaattttactcaacgatttcgaaatttgactgataaaagtctTCCCTATTTCacttcagcaattcgatacatcgtgataaaagttacaactcttctgtgggctatcacaacacagagatattggagaaattcggaaaaaaaccaattttactcaaatatttcgaactttgactgatataacactatcgtcttgcactttagcgattcggtctattataataaaatttagaactcttctgggggctatataaacagagatatttgagaaattcgcaaaaaagttttactaaaaaatttcatactttcattgatataactcttacgtttttcactttaacgatttgatccataatgataaaagttagaactcttctcggggctatgagaacacagagatattaaagatattcgcaaaaaaaattttacttaaaaatttcgaaatttgactgatataagtcttgcctttttcacttcaacaattcgatacatcgtgataaaagttacagctcttctgtgggctatcagaacacagagatattggagaaattcggaaaaaaaccaattttattcaaaaatttcaaactgtgactgatataactctttcgtcttgcactttagcgattcgatctattatgataaaagttagaactcttctgggggctataaaaacactgagatatttgagaaattcgcaaaaaagttttactcaaaaattttatactttgattgatataactctttcgtttttcactttaacgatttgatccataatgataaaagttagaactcttctcggggctatgggaacacagagatattaaagatattcgcaaaaaaaattttactcaaaaatttcgaaatttgactgatataagtcttccctttttcacttcaacaattcgatacatcgtgataaaagttacaactcttctgtggactatcagaacacagagatattggagaaattcggaaaaaaaccaactttattcaaaaatttcgaactgtgactgatataactctttcgtttaccactttagcgatttgatccattatgataaaagttagaagtcttctaggggctatcagaacacagaaatattggaaaaattcgcaaaaaaaattttactcaaaagtatcgaactttgatataagcctttcgtatttcactttagcgatttgatcgatcatgataaaagttagaactcttctgggggctatcagaacacagaaatactggagaaattcgcaaaaaaaattttactcaaaatttcgaactttgacggatataagtctttcgattttcactttagcgattcgatcgatcatgataaaagttagaactcttttgagggctctcagaacacagaaatattggagaaattcgcaaaaaaaatttaacccctactttcgaactttgaccgatataaatctttcgtttttcactttagcgattcgattcatcatgataaaagttagaactcttctaggggctatcagaacacagaaatatcgtagtaattcgcaaaaaaaattttactcaaaaatttcgaactttgactgatataagcctttcgtttttcactttagcgattctatcaatcatgataaaagttagaactcttctgggggctatcagaacacagagatattggaaaaagacgcaaaaaaacttttactcaaactgtcgaactttgactgatattagtctttcgattttcactttagcgattcgatccattacgataaaagttagaactcttctgggggctatcagaacacagaaatattggagatattcgcaaaaaaaattttactcaaaaatttcgaactttgactgatataagtctttcgttctcactttagcggttcgattcatcatgataaaagttagaacttttctaggggctatcagaacacagaaatattggagaaattcgcaaaaaatattttactcaaatatttcgaactttgatggatataagtctttcgattttcactttagcgattcgattcatcatgataaaagttagaactcttctaggggctatcagaacacaaatatattggagaaattcgcaaaaaaaattttactcaagaattttaaactttgactgatataagtctttcgtttttcactttagcgattcgattcctcatgataaaagttagaactcttctgggggctatcagaacacatagatattggagaaagacgcaaaaaaaattttactcaaatattacggactttgactgatataacactttagtttttcactttagcaatttgatcgatcatgataaaagttagaactcttctgagggctatcagaacacagaaatattgaagaaactcgcaaaaaaagttttactcaaaaatttcgaactttgacggatataagtctttcgattttcactttaacgattcgattcatcatgataaaagttaggactcttctaggagctatcagaacacagaaatactggagaaattcgcaaaaaaaattttactcaaaatttcgaactttgacggatataagtctttcgattttcactttagcgattcgttccattatgataaaggttagaactcttctgggggctatcagaacacagagatattggagaaagacgcaaaaaaattttactcaagtattttaaactttgactgatataagtctttcgtttttcgtttttcactttagcgattcgattcatcatgataaaagttagaactcttctgggggctatcagaacacagagatattggagaaagacgcaaaaaaattttactcaaatatttcggtctttgactgatataacactttagtttttcactttagcgattcgatcgatcatgataaaagttagaactcttttgagggctctcagaacacagaaatattggagaaattcgcaaaaaaaattttactcagaaatttcgaactttgatataagtctttcggttttcactttagcgattcgatccattatgatatgagttagaactcttttggTGACtagcagaacacagaaatattggataaataatattcattccattatttccatcccatttccgtcatttctacaattgccatcattcccattattgtCATCATTGCTATCATTGTCATCATTACAAATAGTGCCATAAGTGCCACCACTACATAAGTGCCACCATTGCCGACATTTCCAATATTGCTACCATTTCCATCGTTTCTACTATtgtcatcattgccatcattgactgcgttcagcagactcaacatgttgagatattcttctagatcatccaatcagacttttagatttagaagaatacaccaataacagcaaacgctcactaaactgttgagtctgctgaacgcagccattgtCAACTATGCCATGGCGAAAATGGCGTCATTGCCAATAATGGCAATGATTGTAATGGGATGCCAATGATGGCAAAAATGTCAACGATGACAATGATAGCAATGGTGGAAGTGATAGAATTGGTGACAATGATGGCGATGTTGGCAAAGATGGCAGTTCATCATTTCTGTTCAagtttttcgcaaaaaattgaccaaaattGGACTATCTCTTACCGTTTGGTCGCTAGAGATTAATATAGATGTCAGAAGAATTTTGTCCaagttttttgttaattttgaagaaatttaacatttttggtcaagtttttgtcaaaaaatcgacCAAAGTCGGACTATTTCTCACCGTTTGTCCGCTGAGattaatcccaagcagaacagtaagTCAAAGTGACATCAAATCGTAATTGATCAAAAAGTGACTTAATGATcatttgatatcattttgatgtaGTGATGACtcactgttctgcttgggatatAGATGTCAGAAGTcagtttttttcctatttttttgttaactttgcggaaattcatcatttttgttcaagttttttgcaaaaaattgaccaaaattGGACTATGTCAAAAGTGAactttttccaagttttttttaattttgcagaaatttattGGACTATCTCCTCACCATTAACAGCAATCCCATTATtgtcatcattgccatcattatcACTAATGCcactattgccatcattcccattattgccatcatttccatcattgccattttCATTGCCGTCATTGTCACCATAGCATTCATTACATCAtatccatcccattgccattaCACTTCCATTATTTCTACAATTCCCATCATTGCCAGCagtcccattattgccatcattgcattcatttcaattttgccattccattgccatatcattttcatcattgcattttctttgcTACCATTTCCATCATTACTATTAATGCCATCATtgcaataattgttataattgccGTCATTGTCACTTTTATCATTTCCATTTTTGCCATTCCATTACCATTATTACACCATCATTGCATTTATTCCATTACTGTCATTGTCACAAATACCACCATTTCCGCCACTGCTATCATTGCTAtctaattgatataatttccatcattgcattctttccataattgcattctttccatcaatgccatccaatgggatggcctatttttcatcttttccatcattgtcattattgccatcgttgccatcattgtcatcccattttcatcattgccattattattacgccattgccgccactgccgacattgccaccatttttattattgcgatcattgccatctttttgataacatttccatcattgcattcattccattatgcgattccatttccatattgccattccattgccatcattaacatcgagaacattgtcataattgccatcatttccaccattgctgtcattgccgtcaggctatatatattgtcattgtcatcatttccattattgccattccattaacatcattgcattcattccaatatttccatcccattgccatcccatttccatcatttccacaattgccatcgattaatatcgagaagaatttgattaaaatccgttactttactgattaacacttcaataccttatatcgtatattattatataattcttaattaattttttttgtaaagttttgattattctttacgtgatatttcgtaaaaactgttgaaaggttgtattaaaatcagatcaataatcttcacgtttgtaagttagagaataaaaataatactcaagtatccatatatttcattgatttttgttacattattattattattattattattattatttattgtgccatattaatcgcgcgtattgtcatttgtaaatcatgcgtatgcgtgtatatgccattgtaacataataaaaaaagtgtgggcgctttctagtttctctacgtccctgcgcagaaatcgtccgaaatcctctttctgaattttacggcctaaacgtagcacggaaaatgTGAAGGGTCGAGAGGAGAGTGAAGAGGaaggtatccatagagataacatcgccgcttgctccatgtctatcaccgtgatgctttctctctctctaactgaaggcctaaacaattaaaggacaatcacgttaaaagagaaagagagaaagagagaaagagtgagagagagagttgcgtcaagatttaaaaaaattaaaaaagctaattttttcaaaagcataatttgcagacatttaaataataaagaattatgtaaaaataaaaagatggtatatttattcgtggaaagacatttatttcttcttcatcatatgatgcgatgttaattacaattattttttaagtactgcgtaaaatgaatgtttctttattaaagaaccaaattctctctgttactattaaacatcttttttaagtaaaaatatgattgtgcaaaatatgggcataaacgtattgatatgtattaatatcaatgttaatgtaaataattcagattataataaataaaaaattacgcgaaagtagacgtaattaatcatttgtgcacattctcgacccctgttctggatgcaacatacgcgatacgcctcagattttatttgcagcaaaatggatgttagcacggacaacaacctacatccatttctcgaaagatggatgtgggttgttgtccgtgctaacatccacactgtttttaacggcgggttgcaaaatggatgtgacacgtagttcctattctgaccagaatagatgtgcgtcactagtgtacgggagtttcgaagcgttataggaaaaaggccgccgtggccgctctcaggttcctctctggttcGAGTCATTCGGATTACATGAACGAAGCTTTTGACGGCGAAAAGTGCAGCACGATGTGTGGCACGGTGCAGCTACAAACTGACTTGGATCACGTGAGCTCGCCTGAGCTCGCCTAACCTCAAATTCGCGTTGGGAAGACTTGTGTAACCTCGCGATGGATCTTGTCAAGTCGATCTTGGAAGATGATCAAGGAAAAGCGGATTTAAGTAAATCGACGAAGGTGCATAAGGATGTGGAGCTCGACTTTGATCTGGGAACTCTACTCGCGTCGGACTACAACGTTTTGGACGAGAAAGCTCTCAAGTAACATCAATcttatacacatatttaataGCTCTGTAAGAAAGTCTTCTGCgggtttatttgaaaaatatctataatactTGTTGTATCTGCAGGTCGAAACCAGATTCATACTTGAAAACCCTGACAAGAGACAATGTACAATTACTGATAAATAAAATCTGGGAACTCCCAGTGGAACGGGTGGATGAAGCTATAGTGGCTACATTGCCTAAGCCTGAGTACGTATTGCCTCGTTCGCGTGTCATTCCGAAACCTAAACCTTTGACCAAGTGGCAGCAATTTGCTAAAGAGAAGGGAATACAAACCAAGAAGAAGGGAAGATCCAAACTGAAGTGGGACGAGGAATTAAAGgcaagatttatttttaaaaaactattctATTTATATGTTgagattttttaagaaattattctagtttgatatatatatatatatatatatatatatatatatataattaatttgctgataattatctctatttaacattatacacacacatacataacattaaattattaataaattaatcgtttaatgaataaaaagtttataataaatttttcagtataCTTAAATGCCTAATCTTATTTTAGAAATGGATTCCAACATATGGTTACAAACGAGCAAAGACCCAGGAACAGAAAGAATGGTTGATAGAGGCTAAAGACAATGATAATCTGACTGATGAtccatttactaaaattaaaacagcTAAGCAGGAGAGACAATCCAAGAATGAATTACAAAGGCTTCGCAATATAGCCAGAGCAAAAAAGATCAAATTACCGAGAGTTGGTTTGCCCACTAGAGAACACTTTTCAAGTTCTCAACAGCTTTCTGAAGCTTTAACTATAGCGCGTACATCTACCGCATCTGTCGGAAAATTTCAATCTAGGTATACTctttaaatattgcaacttatctattataaaattgttttcactGAAACGATACGACGTAAAACTTACAGATTGCCAAAAGAGAAAGATGCAAAAGGAATTGCCAAGGAGGTGTCGGgaatgaaaagaaaaaggaaagcaCCTCCGTTAAACGTTAGCCAAGAGAAACGTCAAAATCAAAGCCTGGTGGATAGCGTTTTGAAGAGCAATACAAAGATTCTACGCGATGATTACTCGACGGGAGTTGCAGAGTAACTTTTTACTAGCATAGATTTAATCTagatattatgtaataataataatacaatgtttatttatttgcgttaCAGGATAAAGCAGTCTACAACAAGAGgtggtaaaaagaaaaaaggcgCTCTTAAAAACAGTAAAAGTAAAACCGCTAAAAAACCCAAGGCTGGAAAAGGCAAGCGGGATTTGCACAAGAAGGTTGGCGGTAGAAAGCGAAGATAAATTCAGATGTCTGtaataatattcatagtaataaattttatgtttataaactTTAGATGTATTGAATTTTCTaggtgaaaaattttaataaaatcgaaaataacGTCGAGAAAAAAATTGCGCTCTTCGTAATATaggataaaagaattttatgtaaGATATTGTATCAACAaatgatttcaatttttattacctaaaaagatcaaatttctaattctttaaaacttgatcaaaattttgataattttcttaacattCCAAGAAAAGGCTCGTTTACTTGCCTTGTAaaagcaataatataaaatctattgTTTTTtgaacttgtaaaaattatttaattatatattacatttttctattcATAGGccagagatattaaaataatatatcatgaatattatataaagtggacatattaatacaatattcctgtaatatttaaataatattaaaaatattgaataatattcttggaatattattttaatatttaatttttaatatgtaatattcatgtataatatttataacgtttCGAATTTACGCGCGCAGCAGTCCGGACAACTCTCGAAGTTCTCGAGCTTGCCTTCTTCCGAAAGGGAGATGGCTGTTGTCAGCAGTTGTCAGTGTTTATTATTGGTCGTCAGTGATGGTCGGTGGTCATTCGTGGTCATTCGTGTTTATGACATTATGGTACCGGACGTGCGGATGTTTATACGTATACGAGAGTAATATCGTCGTCAGTGATATgtacgaaatttttttattcaatcgaGTTTGACGACACTTGAGGCGCGATTAAGGGAGGAACAATGTGCAATTGGCATTAAATCGAAGCTGGAAGGTGCAGCACTGGCACGAAACAGCGTTTCGGAAGAATTGCCCGGGGCCGTGAACAAAAACAAAGTTGTAGGTTACGCGCCGTGTACTATGGCACAGTCGACAACAAGCGGGACCTCCTCGCGGCGATATACGCGAGAGCACGAGGTGCAATCCTCGTCGCGTTACGTAGACAGCGAATGGGAGTCTAATGAGGTAATTCTATGCAAGCCAAATTCGTATCGTGCATCAATTTATATCTTGGTACCACATAGTTTATTCCCACCCTGTTCTATGTTTATAACATGATTTATGTTTACTTTTGTTTTGAttatgtcataaaaatattgttctcaTATATTTCAATTGTATTATACTCATTTATATGTGCATTATATGAAAAGTCAATATGAGCAGGCTTCATGTTTATCACTTTACAAACCGCTATTGAAACTGTATTTACCAACAACTTCTTTGACATCCCCAATCCTTCTTTAAATATTGGACAATGGGATCACTGAAGTGTTTGGTGATGACAAATGACATGTGAAAGTACTTTCATATATCATTTGTCATTCCCAAGGAAACAGGTAATACAGAACAGttgaaaaattgtaagagtCCCACAGAcaccaatttattatttgaatttttttatcgcagtattgagtatttatgtatttcctCATCtgtcttatttacaaaatattttataaaaatgctaaattaaatagcaaaaatatCAGACACAAGGGCAAGTTTGTGCACTTGTTGTTACTTgctaaaatatgttatatagcAATAAAATAGAACTAAATCGAATTTTTTCTgtagacaatttttttatttctcgctGCTTATATATAGATGCTGTTTTTTTACAGCTGTTTTTTACAGCAAACAAAAACTAACTTAAATGCATGAACCAAACCTTGTTCCAAAAGtttgaatgtattttattattggaaGATAGAAATAAGCTAAAGAGAGTCAGTTTCTAGTACAATAGAATAGGAATTACAATGGAATAGGAGTTTTACTGGTCAAGATCTAGTATTAgtcttttattagtttttttattagatgGGTTGTGTGTTTAggccaaaagaaaaaaatgatttacccTCTTTAATAGAATAAGTTCTTACCATGAATACATATTACAATACATGCAGGTAATATTGCATGAATATTAGCTACTGAATGGGTGAAGTTAATTCGAACTGTTCAAACTTGCAATTATGTctgatattttcaaatatttataagaaaagcAAATTTCTATAAGAAATGATGTTCATTTTACTTTCCCCCAAACACAGTAAAAACAGGTCTTTTTGTAACATGCTTATTTGTAATATCAACGGACactgaaaatgatttttatgtaaaagattgAAACGTCTCTgtcattaaattgtaaatattgcgaattgttattacattatttatttttgttctgaCATTATTAACTGGCCTGGTTC harbors:
- the LOC105206039 gene encoding ribosome biogenesis regulatory protein homolog, translating into MDLVKSILEDDQGKADLSKSTKVHKDVELDFDLGTLLASDYNVLDEKALKSKPDSYLKTLTRDNVQLLINKIWELPVERVDEAIVATLPKPEYVLPRSRVIPKPKPLTKWQQFAKEKGIQTKKKGRSKLKWDEELKKWIPTYGYKRAKTQEQKEWLIEAKDNDNLTDDPFTKIKTAKQERQSKNELQRLRNIARAKKIKLPRVGLPTREHFSSSQQLSEALTIARTSTASVGKFQSRLPKEKDAKGIAKEVSGMKRKRKAPPLNVSQEKRQNQSLVDSVLKSNTKILRDDYSTGVAEIKQSTTRGGKKKKGALKNSKSKTAKKPKAGKGKRDLHKKVGGRKRR